A part of Pantoea vagans genomic DNA contains:
- the fdhE gene encoding formate dehydrogenase accessory protein FdhE produces MSIRIIPQDQLEKGEKTTAEMIPPLLFPRLKNLYSRRAARLRDLAAKNPLGDYLRFAAVIAEAQEIVLYDHPLHIDLHARLTQSASEGKPPLNIHTLPREAHWQRLLHSLIAELKPEMSGQALAVLENLEKASATELETLGSALFTGEYAQVSSDKAPFIWAALSLYWAQMAALIPGKARAEMGDQRQFCPVCASMPVASVVHMGSHEGARYLHCNLCESEWHVVRSKCTQCEQSRDLHYWSLDSEHAAVKAESCGDCGTYLKMLYQEKDPAIEPVADDLASLILDARMEQEGFARSSLNPFMFPGE; encoded by the coding sequence ATGAGTATTCGCATAATCCCGCAGGACCAGCTGGAGAAAGGCGAAAAGACAACGGCGGAGATGATTCCGCCGTTACTTTTTCCAAGGCTGAAAAATTTATACAGCCGTCGTGCCGCGCGACTGCGCGACCTGGCGGCGAAAAATCCACTCGGCGACTATCTGCGCTTTGCGGCGGTGATCGCTGAAGCACAGGAGATTGTGCTGTATGACCATCCGCTGCACATCGACCTGCATGCCCGACTGACGCAGAGCGCCAGCGAGGGCAAACCGCCGCTGAACATACACACCCTGCCGCGCGAGGCACACTGGCAACGGCTGCTGCACTCGCTGATTGCCGAGCTGAAGCCGGAGATGAGCGGCCAGGCACTGGCAGTGCTGGAGAATCTGGAGAAGGCATCCGCCACCGAGCTGGAAACCCTGGGCAGCGCGCTGTTTACCGGCGAATATGCCCAAGTCAGCAGCGATAAAGCCCCCTTTATCTGGGCGGCGCTTTCGCTCTACTGGGCGCAGATGGCAGCCCTGATCCCGGGCAAAGCACGCGCGGAGATGGGCGATCAGCGCCAGTTCTGTCCGGTCTGCGCCAGCATGCCGGTCGCCAGCGTGGTGCATATGGGCAGCCATGAAGGCGCGCGCTATCTGCACTGCAATCTGTGCGAAAGTGAATGGCACGTGGTGCGCAGCAAATGTACCCAGTGCGAACAGTCCCGCGATCTGCACTACTGGTCGCTCGACAGCGAGCATGCGGCGGTGAAGGCAGAGAGCTGTGGCGACTGCGGCACCTACCTGAAGATGCTCTATCAGGAGAAAGATCCGGCGATTGAACCGGTGGCTGATGACCTGGCGTCGCTGATACTCGATGCCAGAATGGAGCAGGAAGGCTTCGCGCGCAGCAGTCTCAATCCCTTTATGTTTCCTGGCGAATAG
- a CDS encoding glutathione S-transferase: MKLIGSYTSPFVRKISIIMLEKGITFEFVNASPYSDDSHVPHYNPLGKVPALVADDKQIWFDSSIIAEFLELRGAEPALLPADPLESLNIRQLEKLADGVSDAALVIVREQMRPGDLQSEEVLLRNREKIQRSLDMLEAKAAEGKWLNNGQLNLADIATGCMIGYLNFRRVVPNWCVERPALVKLAETLFERESFARTTPPAA, translated from the coding sequence ATGAAACTGATTGGCAGCTATACCAGCCCGTTTGTGCGTAAGATTTCGATTATCATGCTGGAAAAAGGCATTACGTTTGAATTCGTTAACGCATCGCCTTACAGCGATGACAGCCACGTGCCGCACTACAATCCGCTGGGCAAAGTCCCGGCGCTGGTCGCTGACGATAAGCAAATCTGGTTCGACTCCAGCATCATCGCCGAATTTCTGGAACTGCGCGGCGCGGAGCCGGCTTTACTCCCTGCCGATCCGCTTGAGTCACTTAACATTCGTCAGCTGGAGAAGCTGGCGGATGGAGTCAGTGATGCCGCGCTGGTGATCGTGCGCGAGCAGATGCGTCCGGGGGATTTGCAGTCGGAAGAGGTGCTGTTGCGTAATCGTGAAAAAATTCAGCGCAGTCTCGATATGCTGGAAGCGAAGGCCGCAGAGGGCAAATGGCTTAACAACGGCCAGCTTAATCTGGCGGATATCGCCACTGGCTGCATGATCGGCTACCTCAATTTCCGCCGCGTGGTACCAAACTGGTGTGTCGAACGTCCGGCATTGGTGAAGCTGGCGGAAACGCTGTTTGAGCGCGAGAGCTTTGCGCGGACGACGCCGCCTGCGGCGTGA
- a CDS encoding type II toxin-antitoxin system RelE/ParE family toxin — MISAVQWEKQAQADRETIFRYLYREAGLLVASATDDKFTRLASLLSENPRAGTKVGTEKQLKLVVPRLPFIIIYIAEKDAVRILRILHTSRKISGRYQR; from the coding sequence GTGATATCAGCCGTTCAATGGGAAAAACAGGCGCAGGCGGACAGGGAAACAATATTTCGTTATCTGTATCGTGAGGCTGGCCTGCTGGTAGCCAGTGCAACAGACGATAAGTTTACCCGGTTGGCCAGTCTGCTTAGCGAAAACCCGCGGGCTGGCACTAAAGTCGGAACAGAAAAACAGCTTAAACTGGTGGTGCCACGCTTACCGTTCATCATCATCTATATAGCTGAAAAAGATGCGGTTCGCATCCTGCGTATACTGCACACATCCCGAAAAATATCGGGCCGCTATCAAAGATAG
- a CDS encoding damage-inducible protein J has protein sequence MSTIHFRIDDDVKRLAMQAAERQKKTLTEVMRQRAEELAAEERHYQDSKYDAWLEEQIAAAFSRYDAGESEFISNDEMNTRMEELKAQAAQGTL, from the coding sequence ATGAGCACTATCCACTTCAGGATTGATGACGACGTTAAACGACTTGCCATGCAGGCAGCCGAGCGCCAGAAGAAGACGCTGACTGAGGTTATGCGTCAGCGAGCGGAAGAGCTGGCTGCTGAAGAGCGGCACTATCAGGACAGTAAATATGATGCATGGCTGGAAGAGCAGATAGCGGCGGCATTCAGTCGTTATGATGCCGGTGAAAGTGAGTTCATCAGTAACGATGAAATGAATACCCGCATGGAAGAGCTGAAAGCGCAGGCCGCGCAGGGAACATTGTGA
- a CDS encoding SymE family type I addiction module toxin: MAGKDSTSEPAAPQARKSIVGYRPNGGRPNPLPQLTIKGRWLEQWGFIKGQPVSIIAEQGQLIIRLANKG; encoded by the coding sequence ATGGCTGGAAAAGATTCTACGTCAGAACCCGCTGCACCCCAAGCACGCAAAAGCATCGTCGGATATCGCCCCAACGGCGGCAGACCGAATCCCTTACCTCAACTCACCATCAAAGGACGATGGCTGGAACAGTGGGGATTTATCAAAGGACAGCCGGTCAGCATCATTGCCGAACAGGGTCAGCTGATTATACGGCTGGCTAATAAAGGGTAA
- a CDS encoding YrhB domain-containing protein gives MVNFGEAIEKATEYLKNTDIPVVITLQGRFSEGWFFVFESREYLETGEFTAQLAGNSPFMVDKDTGEIHEFGTAYPIEKYLQDYEEKKNNLS, from the coding sequence ATGGTCAATTTTGGAGAGGCTATAGAAAAAGCGACAGAATATCTAAAAAATACAGATATTCCTGTTGTTATTACCCTTCAGGGACGTTTTTCTGAAGGATGGTTTTTTGTTTTTGAATCTCGAGAATATCTTGAAACGGGGGAATTTACTGCTCAACTCGCCGGTAACTCGCCATTTATGGTTGATAAGGATACAGGTGAAATACATGAATTTGGAACGGCGTATCCTATTGAAAAATACTTACAGGATTATGAAGAAAAGAAAAATAATCTAAGTTAA
- a CDS encoding type II toxin-antitoxin system RelE/ParE family toxin, giving the protein MAELYRYIAQEATPYTALHFTENIIDYCESPVQFPQRGNCRDDLLPGLRITNYRRRTIIAFMLSEKTVTVLGIWHGGQDYENDLSGDETD; this is encoded by the coding sequence CTGGCAGAGCTTTACCGTTATATCGCGCAAGAGGCGACACCCTATACCGCTCTCCATTTTACAGAAAACATCATCGACTATTGTGAGTCTCCTGTGCAGTTTCCACAGAGAGGAAACTGTCGTGATGATCTTCTTCCGGGACTAAGAATCACAAATTACCGCAGGCGAACAATAATCGCCTTCATGCTATCTGAGAAAACGGTCACAGTATTGGGCATATGGCATGGCGGGCAGGATTATGAAAATGACCTGTCCGGAGACGAAACTGACTGA
- a CDS encoding type II toxin-antitoxin system ParD family antitoxin, which produces MRTTQQMSITLPNEMAAQVKARVASGEYASESEVIREGLRALMARDHAVEQWLHEKVVPAREALQRGETESLSANDLRNRLKAEHRKVTGEE; this is translated from the coding sequence ATGAGAACAACACAGCAGATGAGTATCACACTGCCAAATGAAATGGCAGCGCAGGTAAAGGCGCGCGTTGCCAGCGGCGAATATGCGTCGGAAAGCGAAGTTATCCGTGAAGGTCTGCGTGCGCTAATGGCACGGGATCATGCTGTGGAGCAATGGCTGCATGAAAAGGTAGTGCCTGCCCGGGAAGCGCTTCAACGTGGTGAAACAGAAAGCCTGAGCGCTAACGACCTCAGAAACAGGCTTAAAGCAGAACACAGGAAGGTGACCGGGGAGGAATGA
- the glyS gene encoding glycine--tRNA ligase subunit beta: protein MTEQTFLVEIGTEELPPKALRSLAEAFAAQVTAELDAANLSHGEVSWFAAPRRLALKVANLSASQPDREVEKRGPAVAAAFDADGNATKAAEGWARGNGITVDQAERLATDKGEWLVYRAQVKGEAAQALLPAMIATALSKLPVPKLMRWGDSDVQFVRPVHTVTMLLGDELIPGTILGIASDRIIRGHRFMGESEITLESADHYPDVLEKRGQVIADYQVRKAMIKADAEAAARRLGGNADISDSLLEEVTSLVEWPVVLTATFEEKFLKVPAEALVYTMKGDQKYFPVYDNDGNLMPNFIFVTNIESSDPRQIISGNEKVVRPRLADAEFFFNTDRKKRLEDNLPRLETVLFQKELGTLRDKTDRIQALAGWIAGEIGADVNHATRAGLLSKCDLMTNMVFEFTDTQGVMGMHYARHDGEAEDVAVALNEQYQPRFAGDDLPSSPVACALAIADKMDTLAGIFGIGQHPKGDKDPFALRRAALGVLRIIVEKNLPLDLQTLTEEAVRLYGSKLSNARVVDDVIDFMLGRFRTWYQEEGHSIDTLQAVLARRPTRPADFDARMKAVSHFRTLEAAAALAAANKRVSNILAKSTETLNESVQASLLKENEEIQLATFVTALSSKLQPYFAEGRYQDALVELAQLRTAVDNFFDKVMVNADDQAVRVNRLTLLSKLRELFLQVADISLLQ, encoded by the coding sequence ATGACTGAACAAACTTTCCTGGTGGAGATCGGCACCGAAGAGCTGCCACCAAAAGCCCTGCGCAGCCTGGCAGAAGCCTTTGCCGCGCAGGTCACCGCTGAACTGGATGCTGCCAACCTGAGCCACGGCGAGGTCAGCTGGTTTGCTGCACCGCGTCGTCTGGCGCTGAAAGTTGCCAACCTGAGCGCCTCACAACCCGATCGGGAAGTGGAGAAGCGCGGTCCGGCAGTCGCTGCGGCATTTGACGCTGATGGCAACGCCACCAAAGCCGCTGAAGGCTGGGCACGGGGTAACGGCATTACTGTCGATCAGGCGGAACGCCTCGCCACCGATAAAGGCGAATGGCTGGTTTATCGCGCCCAGGTGAAAGGCGAAGCGGCTCAGGCACTCCTGCCAGCGATGATCGCGACCGCACTCAGCAAGCTGCCGGTGCCAAAACTGATGCGCTGGGGCGACAGCGATGTGCAGTTCGTCCGTCCGGTTCACACCGTGACGATGCTGCTGGGCGATGAGCTGATCCCGGGCACCATTCTGGGCATCGCCTCAGACCGGATTATTCGTGGTCACCGCTTTATGGGTGAAAGCGAAATCACGCTCGAAAGCGCCGATCACTATCCTGATGTGCTGGAAAAACGCGGCCAGGTCATTGCCGACTATCAGGTCCGCAAAGCGATGATCAAAGCCGATGCGGAAGCCGCCGCACGCCGTTTAGGCGGCAACGCTGATATCAGCGACAGCCTGCTGGAAGAAGTAACGTCGCTGGTGGAGTGGCCGGTCGTCCTGACCGCGACCTTTGAAGAGAAATTCCTCAAGGTGCCTGCGGAAGCGCTGGTCTACACCATGAAAGGCGATCAGAAATATTTCCCGGTTTACGACAATGACGGCAACCTGATGCCGAACTTCATTTTCGTCACCAACATCGAATCCAGCGATCCGCGCCAGATTATCTCCGGCAACGAGAAAGTGGTACGCCCACGCCTGGCCGATGCGGAGTTCTTCTTTAATACCGACCGCAAAAAGCGTCTGGAAGATAATCTGCCGCGTCTGGAGACCGTCCTGTTCCAGAAAGAGCTGGGCACGCTGCGTGATAAAACCGATCGCATTCAGGCCCTGGCGGGCTGGATTGCTGGTGAAATTGGCGCCGATGTGAATCACGCCACCCGCGCGGGCCTGCTGTCGAAGTGTGACCTGATGACCAACATGGTCTTCGAGTTCACCGACACCCAGGGCGTGATGGGCATGCACTACGCGCGTCACGACGGCGAAGCCGAAGATGTAGCAGTAGCGCTGAACGAGCAGTATCAGCCGCGCTTTGCCGGTGACGATCTGCCATCCAGCCCGGTCGCCTGTGCGCTGGCGATTGCCGATAAAATGGATACGCTGGCCGGTATTTTCGGCATTGGTCAGCATCCGAAAGGCGACAAAGATCCGTTCGCACTGCGTCGTGCGGCACTGGGCGTGCTGCGTATCATCGTTGAGAAGAACCTGCCGCTCGACCTGCAGACGCTGACTGAAGAAGCGGTGCGTCTGTATGGCAGCAAGCTGAGCAACGCCCGCGTGGTGGATGATGTGATCGACTTTATGCTGGGTCGCTTCCGCACCTGGTATCAGGAAGAGGGTCACAGCATCGATACGCTGCAGGCAGTTCTGGCGCGTCGTCCGACCCGTCCGGCTGACTTTGATGCACGTATGAAAGCAGTGTCGCACTTCCGTACGCTGGAAGCCGCTGCAGCGCTGGCAGCGGCGAACAAGCGCGTCTCTAACATCCTGGCGAAATCGACCGAAACGCTGAATGAAAGCGTGCAGGCATCGCTGCTGAAAGAGAACGAAGAGATCCAGCTGGCGACCTTTGTCACTGCGCTGAGCAGCAAGCTGCAGCCTTACTTTGCTGAAGGCCGCTATCAGGATGCGCTGGTCGAACTGGCCCAGCTGCGTACCGCGGTAGACAACTTCTTCGACAAAGTGATGGTGAACGCCGACGATCAGGCAGTGCGGGTCAATCGCCTGACGCTGCTGTCAAAACTGCGTGAGCTGTTCCTGCAGGTCGCGGATATCTCGCTGCTGCAGTAA
- the glyQ gene encoding glycine--tRNA ligase subunit alpha: MQKFDTKTFQGLILTLQDYWARQGCTIVQPLDMEVGAGTSHPMTCLRALGPEPIAAAYVQPSRRPTDGRYGENPNRLQHYYQFQVIIKPSPDNIQELYLGSLKELGMDPTVHDIRFVEDNWENPTLGAWGLGWEVWLNGMEVTQFTYFQQVGGLECKPVTGEITYGLERLAMYIQGVDSVYDLVWSDGPLGKTTYGDVFHQNEVEQSTYNFEYADVDFLFTCFEQYEKEAQHLLALEKPLPLPAYERILKAAHSFNLLDARKAISVTERQRYILRIRTLTKAVAEAYYASREAMGFPMCNNKK; encoded by the coding sequence ATGCAAAAGTTTGATACCAAAACCTTTCAGGGGCTGATCCTGACCTTGCAGGATTACTGGGCGCGTCAGGGCTGCACCATTGTCCAACCGCTGGACATGGAAGTGGGCGCTGGCACTTCACACCCGATGACCTGCCTGCGTGCACTCGGCCCGGAGCCGATCGCCGCCGCTTACGTGCAGCCATCACGCCGTCCTACCGATGGCCGCTACGGTGAAAACCCGAACCGTCTGCAGCACTATTACCAGTTCCAGGTGATCATTAAGCCGTCACCGGACAACATTCAGGAGCTCTATCTCGGCTCGCTGAAAGAGCTGGGTATGGATCCGACGGTGCATGACATTCGCTTTGTGGAAGATAACTGGGAAAACCCGACGCTGGGTGCCTGGGGACTCGGCTGGGAAGTGTGGCTCAACGGCATGGAAGTGACGCAGTTCACCTACTTCCAGCAGGTTGGCGGGCTGGAGTGTAAGCCAGTGACCGGTGAGATCACCTACGGCCTGGAGCGTCTGGCGATGTACATCCAGGGCGTCGACAGCGTTTACGATCTGGTCTGGAGCGACGGTCCGCTGGGCAAAACCACCTACGGCGACGTGTTCCATCAGAACGAAGTGGAGCAATCCACCTATAACTTCGAATACGCCGACGTCGACTTCCTCTTTACCTGCTTTGAGCAGTACGAGAAAGAGGCGCAGCATCTGCTGGCGCTGGAAAAACCGCTGCCACTGCCCGCCTACGAACGCATTCTGAAAGCGGCGCACAGCTTTAACCTGCTGGATGCGCGCAAAGCGATCTCGGTAACAGAGCGTCAGCGCTATATTCTGCGCATTCGCACCCTGACCAAAGCCGTGGCTGAAGCTTACTACGCCTCTCGCGAGGCAATGGGCTTCCCGATGTGCAATAACAAAAAGTAA